A window of Stenotrophomonas indicatrix genomic DNA:
CGGGCTGCCATCGCCGCCGAGACCGGCCTGCGGGTAGCTGTCGGCGATGTAGCCCATGATCGCCGCGTTCTGCACCAGCACGAAGTCGCCATCGACGATCGCCGGTACCGCGCCGGCCGGATTGATCTTGAGGAATTCCGGACCCTTCAGGGTGTCCTTGTTCAGCAGTTCAACCTCGAACGGCTGGCCGGTCCACTGCAGGGCGATGTGGTCGGCGGTGGAACAGGCACCGGGCTTGCTGTACAGCTTCATGGGAACTCCAGGCGGGGTGTGGCGGGAAACCACCACTATCCCAGAGCCCAGCCGCACGCGGCAACGCTGCCACCGGCAACGGATCGTTACGACTGCCGGGGCTTGAGGTTCTGCACTTTGTAGAAGGTGTGATCGCCGATGGTGGCCACCTGGTAGGCGTTGCGCCAGTTCGGGCTGGCGATGGCCAGCGCAGCGAAGTGGCTGGCGCCAGGCACGATCTCGCGGCGCTCGCCGGCTGGCAGCGCCCAGTTGCGCTCGGCGTCGAAGGCCACGTCCATCGCCTCACTCCACGCCGCATCGTTGCCCAGCTGGGTGCCGGGGGAGACGATGGTGGGGGCGAACTGCTTGCGCGCGGTCACCACCTGGCACATCGAGTCGCCCCACAGGCCACTGTCGAGGCGACGCAGGGCGACCTCGGCCACGGCCTGCTGGCCACGCAGGGTCTGGTCGCGGGCTTCCAGGTAAACGGTGGTGCTCAAACACAATGAATCAGCGGCCGGCTGCGGCAGCAACTGCGACAGCCAGAGAATCCAGGCCAGTTTCATATAACTCCTTGCTCCGTGTGGGACGCACCTGGCGGTTCCGGCAGCGCAGGCTGCTGGAGGCGGGGTACGA
This region includes:
- a CDS encoding cell wall hydrolase, translated to MKLAWILWLSQLLPQPAADSLCLSTTVYLEARDQTLRGQQAVAEVALRRLDSGLWGDSMCQVVTARKQFAPTIVSPGTQLGNDAAWSEAMDVAFDAERNWALPAGERREIVPGASHFAALAIASPNWRNAYQVATIGDHTFYKVQNLKPRQS